From a region of the Burkholderia lata genome:
- a CDS encoding copper chaperone PCu(A)C has translation MKRSIPTGLLFALLALHAPATFAAPAVQAENCWIRAMPAAVPSSGYFTLKNDGDAPVTLTGLDSPAYGMAMLHETQTSGSTAKMVHVDAVEVPAHGTVTFKPKSYHVMLEQPRQAVAPGAKVPFRLHFADGATVSVTCDAKAPTYAGQ, from the coding sequence ATGAAACGCTCGATTCCGACCGGCCTGCTGTTCGCCCTGCTCGCGCTGCACGCCCCCGCCACGTTCGCCGCGCCGGCCGTGCAGGCGGAAAACTGCTGGATCCGCGCAATGCCGGCGGCCGTGCCGTCGTCCGGCTACTTCACGCTGAAGAACGACGGCGATGCACCCGTCACGCTGACGGGCCTCGACTCGCCCGCGTACGGGATGGCGATGCTGCATGAAACGCAAACGAGCGGCAGCACCGCGAAGATGGTTCACGTCGATGCCGTCGAAGTGCCCGCGCACGGTACGGTGACCTTCAAGCCGAAAAGCTATCACGTGATGCTGGAGCAACCGCGCCAGGCGGTCGCGCCCGGTGCGAAGGTGCCGTTCCGGCTGCATTTCGCGGACGGCGCGACGGTGTCCGTGACCTGCGACGCCAAGGCGCCGACCTACGCCGGCCAGTAA
- a CDS encoding LysE family translocator gives MSIQTWMLFAAAYLATTLSPGPNVLLVIRNTVRYGTHGTAATIAGNLVAQGVVVVLVALGVGAVLAAMPPLFVAMKVVGAAYLVFLGVRQLRGDRKAAASTGAAEIAVPDRRKLFREALFVSGSNPKTMIFLSAFMPQFVVHDRPLALQFVVMYATIACTVVVVHSVYSAGVRRLHRGFGMSRTVRALKRASGLLFVGLGIKLLTARQA, from the coding sequence ATGTCCATTCAGACCTGGATGCTGTTTGCCGCAGCCTATCTCGCCACGACGCTGTCGCCGGGGCCCAACGTGCTGCTCGTCATCCGCAACACGGTGCGCTACGGCACGCATGGCACGGCCGCGACGATCGCGGGCAACCTCGTCGCGCAAGGTGTGGTCGTGGTGCTCGTCGCGCTCGGCGTCGGCGCGGTGCTGGCCGCGATGCCGCCGCTGTTCGTCGCGATGAAGGTGGTCGGCGCCGCGTACCTGGTCTTCCTCGGTGTCCGGCAGTTGCGCGGCGACCGCAAGGCCGCCGCTTCGACCGGGGCGGCGGAGATCGCCGTGCCCGACCGCAGGAAACTGTTCCGCGAGGCGCTGTTCGTATCGGGCAGCAATCCGAAGACGATGATCTTCCTGTCGGCATTCATGCCGCAGTTCGTCGTGCACGACCGCCCGCTCGCGCTGCAGTTCGTCGTGATGTACGCGACGATCGCGTGTACCGTCGTGGTCGTTCACAGCGTCTACTCGGCCGGCGTGCGCCGGCTCCATCGCGGCTTCGGCATGAGCCGCACGGTGCGTGCGCTCAAGCGCGCGAGCGGGCTGCTGTTCGTCGGGCTCGGGATCAAGCTGCTGACTGCACGGCAGGCGTAA
- a CDS encoding leucine-rich repeat-containing protein kinase family protein, which produces MTNTLEQLQAGQLAGARQLKLACGLTAFPREIFDLADTLEVLDLTGNALSALPDDLPRLHRLRILFASGNRFTAFPDVLGACGQLDMIGFKANRIQTVPSGSLPRALRWLILTDNAIDELPADIGACSRLQKLMLAGNRLRTLPAEMAACRALELVRLSANRLDALPDWLLRLPRLAWLAAAGNPFGAAPEAAASAGDEVADIDWASLSCEQKLGEGASGVIFRAQWHADGRPPRAVAVKLFKGAVTSDGLPDCEMAACLHAGRHSSMIPVIGKVSGHPDGTHGLVMELVDPALTNLAGPPSFATCTRDVYAADARFEPAAAVRIAHGIASVAGHLHARGIMHGDLYAHNILHDGEGGALLGDFGAASLYDTNDRTRATAFERLEVRAFGYLLGELLERCEPHTWAGRRALDALAVACLNEDVDARPSFGEIAAELAAHTR; this is translated from the coding sequence GTGACAAACACCCTCGAACAACTGCAGGCCGGGCAGCTCGCCGGCGCACGGCAACTCAAGCTCGCATGCGGGTTGACGGCATTCCCTCGCGAGATCTTCGATCTTGCCGATACGCTCGAAGTGCTCGACCTGACCGGCAATGCGCTCTCCGCGCTGCCGGACGACCTGCCGCGGCTGCACCGCCTGCGTATCCTGTTCGCGTCCGGCAATCGCTTTACCGCGTTCCCCGACGTGCTCGGCGCGTGCGGGCAGCTCGACATGATCGGCTTCAAGGCGAACCGGATTCAGACGGTGCCGAGCGGGTCGCTGCCGCGCGCGCTGCGCTGGCTGATCCTCACCGACAACGCCATCGACGAACTGCCGGCCGACATCGGCGCTTGCTCGCGGCTGCAGAAGCTGATGCTCGCGGGCAACCGGTTGCGCACGCTGCCGGCGGAAATGGCCGCATGCCGCGCACTCGAACTGGTGCGGTTGTCCGCGAACCGGCTGGACGCACTGCCCGACTGGCTGCTGCGCCTGCCGCGCCTCGCGTGGCTCGCCGCCGCGGGCAACCCGTTCGGCGCCGCGCCGGAAGCCGCGGCGTCGGCCGGTGACGAGGTCGCGGACATCGACTGGGCGTCGCTGTCATGCGAGCAGAAGCTGGGCGAGGGCGCGTCGGGCGTCATTTTTCGCGCGCAGTGGCATGCGGATGGGCGTCCGCCACGGGCGGTCGCGGTCAAGCTGTTCAAGGGCGCGGTGACGAGCGACGGCCTGCCCGATTGCGAAATGGCCGCGTGCCTGCACGCCGGCCGCCATTCGAGCATGATCCCGGTGATCGGCAAGGTGAGCGGGCATCCCGACGGCACGCACGGCCTCGTGATGGAACTGGTCGATCCCGCGCTCACCAATCTCGCCGGACCGCCGAGCTTCGCGACCTGCACGCGCGACGTGTATGCGGCCGACGCGCGATTCGAACCGGCCGCAGCCGTGCGGATTGCGCACGGCATCGCGTCGGTGGCGGGCCATCTGCACGCCCGCGGCATCATGCATGGCGACCTGTACGCGCACAACATCCTGCACGATGGCGAAGGCGGTGCGCTGCTCGGGGATTTCGGCGCGGCGTCGCTCTACGATACGAACGATCGCACGCGTGCTACGGCGTTCGAGCGGCTCGAGGTGCGGGCGTTCGGCTATCTGCTTGGCGAGCTGCTCGAGCGATGCGAACCGCACACGTGGGCCGGCAGGCGCGCGCTCGATGCGCTCGCCGTGGCCTGCCTGAATGAAGACGTCGATGCGCGGCCGTCGTTCGGCGAGATCGCGGCCGAGCTGGCCGCACACACGCGCTGA